A stretch of the Luteimonas sp. JM171 genome encodes the following:
- a CDS encoding MFS transporter, with protein MAEGRLPRLVLLALGIWLNAADTLVAATIMPSVGRDLGGHAWFGWATAGFLLGAIVAGASAGRMSEKIGLRAAMVLAGITFAAGCLLGALAPDMGTFLAGRLVQGVGAGWVAGLSMVAIAVLFPSRHLARVFACTAAVWGVATLLGPLLGGLFAQAGHWRGVFWLFAGQALVFCLAAPPLLAGAAPPRQGGKVPARQLVALAAGVGLVALADLAPAPAPTVLLVILGLAVMAVMLRLDTRAPVRLLPRGAADPRTAVGAGYGAMFALMAASMGLTVYGPALLQILHGLSPLWAGYVIAAQAMAWTLAAFAVSGVDGGAPERRCIRTGGILISSGVLGLMLALPGAPLPAVILAAAVTGVGFGMSSSLMNRRILGMLDGDDRATGASAFIAVRQSGGAVGAAVAGAAANAVGFGIAPGVASAQAASTWVFATGVPFAMLGTWAAWALTRPPCS; from the coding sequence TTGGCCGAAGGCCGCCTGCCCCGCCTGGTGCTGCTGGCCCTGGGCATCTGGCTCAACGCCGCCGATACCCTGGTCGCGGCCACCATCATGCCCAGCGTGGGCCGCGACCTGGGCGGGCATGCCTGGTTCGGCTGGGCCACCGCGGGCTTCCTGCTGGGGGCGATCGTGGCCGGCGCGAGCGCCGGGCGGATGTCGGAAAAGATCGGCCTGCGCGCGGCGATGGTGCTGGCGGGAATCACTTTCGCCGCCGGATGCCTGCTGGGCGCGCTGGCACCGGACATGGGCACGTTCCTGGCCGGTCGCCTGGTGCAGGGCGTGGGTGCGGGCTGGGTGGCGGGGCTGTCGATGGTGGCGATCGCGGTGCTGTTCCCGTCGCGCCACCTGGCGCGCGTGTTCGCGTGCACGGCGGCGGTATGGGGCGTGGCCACCCTGCTGGGGCCGCTGCTGGGCGGGCTGTTCGCCCAGGCCGGCCATTGGCGCGGGGTGTTCTGGCTGTTTGCCGGACAGGCCCTGGTGTTCTGCCTCGCCGCGCCACCGCTGCTGGCCGGGGCCGCGCCGCCGCGCCAGGGCGGCAAGGTGCCCGCCCGGCAGTTGGTGGCCCTGGCCGCCGGCGTGGGGCTCGTGGCGCTGGCGGACCTGGCGCCCGCGCCGGCGCCGACGGTGCTGCTGGTGATCCTCGGGCTGGCAGTGATGGCGGTCATGCTGCGCCTGGACACCCGCGCGCCGGTGCGCCTGCTGCCGCGCGGCGCGGCCGATCCGCGCACCGCGGTTGGCGCCGGCTACGGTGCGATGTTCGCGCTGATGGCGGCCTCCATGGGGCTGACCGTGTATGGGCCGGCGCTGCTGCAGATCCTGCACGGGCTCTCGCCGCTGTGGGCGGGCTACGTGATCGCCGCCCAGGCGATGGCCTGGACGCTGGCGGCGTTCGCGGTGTCGGGCGTGGACGGGGGCGCCCCGGAGCGGCGCTGCATCCGCACCGGCGGGATCCTGATCAGCTCCGGCGTGCTGGGGCTGATGCTGGCGCTGCCGGGCGCGCCGCTGCCGGCCGTGATACTGGCGGCGGCGGTGACCGGGGTGGGGTTCGGGATGTCGTCGAGCCTGATGAACCGGCGCATCCTCGGCATGCTCGATGGTGACGACCGGGCCACCGGTGCGTCGGCCTTCATCGCCGTGCGCCAGAGCGGCGGCGCGGTGGGCGCGGCGGTGGCCGGGGCGGCGGCCAATGCGGTGGGGTTTGGCATTGCCCCGGGCGTGGCCAGCGCGCAGGCCGCATCCACCTGGGTGTTCGCCACCGGCGTGCCGTTCGCAATGCTGGGCACCTGGGCGGCGTGGGCGCTGACCCGACCGCCGTGTTCATGA
- a CDS encoding N-acetylmuramoyl-L-alanine amidase has protein sequence MMRTAFPLACALALAACTHAPQRNPMAQWVPSPNFNARAPALIVVHFTQQDSVEQSLRTLSTGNSHGPVSSHYLIGKDGRLYQLVADEHRAWHAGAGSWGGLTDVNSFSIGIELDNNGREPFSEPLIDTLLVLLEDLSTRWNIPREAVIGHSDLAPSRKVDPGPLFPWKRLHDAGFGIWPDPALMTDPPADFDPLLALRLVGYSIDDPEATIRAFRHRFRGMEGTELDAQDLRILHALTQAAASPR, from the coding sequence ATGATGCGTACCGCGTTCCCGCTTGCCTGTGCGCTGGCGCTGGCCGCCTGCACCCATGCGCCGCAGCGCAATCCCATGGCCCAGTGGGTGCCCTCGCCCAACTTCAATGCGCGCGCGCCGGCGCTGATCGTGGTCCATTTCACGCAGCAGGACTCGGTCGAGCAGAGCCTGCGGACCCTCAGCACCGGCAACAGCCACGGGCCGGTGAGCTCGCACTACCTGATCGGCAAGGATGGCCGCCTGTACCAGCTGGTGGCCGACGAGCACCGCGCCTGGCACGCCGGGGCGGGCAGCTGGGGTGGGCTGACGGACGTCAACTCGTTCTCGATCGGGATCGAGCTGGACAACAACGGTCGCGAACCCTTCAGCGAGCCGCTGATCGACACCCTGCTGGTGCTGCTCGAGGACCTGTCCACGCGCTGGAACATTCCCCGCGAAGCGGTGATCGGGCACTCGGACCTGGCGCCCTCGCGCAAGGTCGACCCCGGCCCGCTGTTTCCCTGGAAGCGGCTGCATGACGCCGGCTTCGGCATCTGGCCCGACCCGGCGCTGATGACCGATCCGCCGGCCGATTTCGACCCGCTGCTGGCGCTGCGCCTGGTGGGCTATTCCATCGACGATCCCGAAGCCACCATCCGGGCCTTCCGCCACCGCTTCCGCGGCATGGAGGGAACCGAGCTGGATGCGCAGGACCTGCGGATACTGCACGCGCTGACCCAGGCTGCGGCCAGCCCGCGTTGA